Proteins from one Limanda limanda chromosome 4, fLimLim1.1, whole genome shotgun sequence genomic window:
- the LOC133000306 gene encoding potassium voltage-gated channel subfamily A member 2, which yields MTVATGDPSDEAAARPGHPQDYDPDADHECCERVVINISGLRFETQLKTLSQFPETLLGDPKKRMQYFDPLRNEYFFDRNRLSFDAILYYYQSGGRLRRPVNVTLDIFSEEIRFYQLGDEAIEIFREDEGFVKEEERPLPENEFQRQVWLLFEYPESSGPARIIAIISVMVILISIVSFCLETLPIFRNDDGDGHKFQEQIYSPETNTTIISYTNTYFTDPFFILETLCIIWFSFEFLVRFFACPSKAGFFGNIMNIIDIVAIIPYFITLGTELADTPEDGQAGQQAMSLAILRVIRLVRVFRIFKLSRHSKGLQILGQTLKASMRELGLLIFFLFIGVILFSSAVYFAEADEPESQFESIPDAFWWAVVSMTTVGYGDMVPTTIGGKIVGSLCAIAGVLTIALPVPVIVSNFNYFYHRETEGEEQAQYLQVNVAKTDSAEELKKSRSGSTISKSDYMEIQEVVNNSNEDLQEENLKTANCTLANTNYVNITKMLTDV from the coding sequence ATGACTGTTGCCACAGGCGACCCCTCCGACGAGGCGGCTGCACGCCCGGGGCACCCCCAGGACTACGACCCGGATGCGGACCATGAGTGTTGTGAGAGGGTGGTCATCAACATCTCAGGGCTGAGGTTTGAGACGCAACTCAAAACCCTCTCCCAGTTCCCAGAGACTTTGCTGGGGGACCCCAAAAAGAGGATGCAGTACTTTGACCCGCTGAGGAACGAATACTTTTTCGACAGGAACAGGCTCAGCTTTGACGCCATATTGTATTATTACCAATCAGGGGGCCGGCTAAGAAGGCCGGTGAACGTCACCCTCGATATTTTCTCAGAGGAAATTCGCTTCTACCAGCTGGGAGACGAGGCCATCGAGATCTTCAGAGAAGACGAGGGTTTCGTCAAGGAGGAAGAGCGGCCCCTTCCTGAAAACGAGTTTCAGAGACAGGTGTGGCTGTTGTTCGAGTACCCAGAGAGCTCAGGTCCTGCTAGGATTATTGCCATAATCTCTGTCATGGTCATCCTGATATCTATTGTCAGTTTCTGCCTGGAGACCCTCCCCATTTTCCGCAACGATGATGGCGACGGGCACAAGTTTCAAGAGCAAATTTATTCACCTGAAACAAACACCACAATCATCAGCTACACTAACACCTACTTCACCGACCCTTTCTTCATCCTGGAGACTCTTTGCATCATATGGTTCTCCTTTGAGTTCCTGGTGCGCTTCTTCGCCTGCCCCAGCAAAGCAGGCTTTTTTGGTAATATAATGAACATCATTGACATTGTTGCCATCATCCCTTACTTCATCACCCTTGGCACAGAGCTGGCCGACACGCCAGAGGATGGTCAAGCGGGTCAGCAAGCCATGTCTTTAGCCATTCTCAGGGTCATCCGCTTAGTACGAGTCTTCAGAATTTTCAAGCTCTCTCGTCACTCCAAGGGGCTTCAGATTTTGGGTCAGACCCTGAAAGCCAGCATGAGGGAGCTCGGCcttctcatcttcttcctcttcatcgggGTCATCCTGTTCTCCAGTGCAGTCTACTTCGCTGAAGCGGATGAGCCCGAGTCGCAGTTCGAAAGCATCCCGGATGCGTTCTGGTGGGCTGTGGTGTCCATGACAACAGTCGGCTACGGTGACATGGTCCCGACTACCATTGGTGGAAAGATTGTGGGCTCTCTCTGCGCCATCGCTGGCGTGCTGACCATTGCCTTGCCGGTGCCTGTCATCGTCTCCAACTTCAACTACTTCTATCATCGAGAGACTGAAGGTGAAGAGCAGGCTCAGTACCTGCAGGTCAACGTGGCCAAGACCGATTCAGccgaggagctgaagaagagccGGAGCGGCTCCACCATCAGCAAGTCGGACTATATGGAGATTCAGGAGGTTGTGAACAACAGCAACGAAGACCTTCAGGAGGAGAACCTCAAGACAGCCAACTGCACCCTGGCCAACACAAACTATGTAAACATCACCAAAATGCTCACAGACGTGTAG